From Oceanipulchritudo coccoides, the proteins below share one genomic window:
- a CDS encoding glutamine--tRNA ligase/YqeY domain fusion protein encodes MSETESRSKNFIEEIIDADLASGKHSQIVTRFPPEPNGYLHLGHAMSICLNYGLAQEYKGRFHLRFDDTNPIKEEAEYVESIKTDIAWLGADWKEHLYFASDYFEQLFEWACHLIREGKAYVDDSSGEEIRQMRGNLTQPGRESPFRNRSADENLDLFERMRKGEFGDGEKVLRAKIDMASPNLNMRDPVLYRIAHAHHHRTGDDWCIYPMYDFAHGQSDAIEGITHSICTLEFEDHRPLYNWFVENLPVPHKPRQIEFARLNTTYMITSKRKLLQLVKEGHVTGWDDPRMPTLSGIRRRGYTPESLWEFCKRVGVAKRNKLNDLSLLEFCLRQDLEAKAVRRMAVLEPLKVVITNLPEDAKETYSGPNHPGDPSMGEREVVLTREIYIEKNDFMEEPQKKYFRLAPGKEVRLRYACYITCTDVIKDADGNIMEVHAEMDPESRGGSTPDGRKVKGTIHWVSATENVPFEARVYETLFLKEDPGEVEEGQTFLDNLNPNSLAVSTAFGEPALRGAAVGEKFQFERKGYYCVDLDSRPDALVINQSVGLRDSWGKKQGN; translated from the coding sequence ATGAGCGAAACAGAAAGCAGGTCCAAGAATTTTATCGAGGAAATCATTGATGCCGATTTGGCGTCGGGAAAGCACAGCCAGATTGTGACCCGATTCCCGCCGGAGCCTAACGGCTATCTGCATCTCGGGCATGCCATGTCTATTTGCCTGAACTATGGCTTGGCGCAGGAATACAAGGGCCGCTTCCACCTGCGCTTTGACGATACGAACCCGATCAAGGAGGAGGCCGAGTATGTTGAATCCATCAAGACCGACATCGCCTGGCTGGGAGCCGACTGGAAGGAGCATTTGTATTTTGCCTCTGACTACTTTGAGCAGTTGTTCGAGTGGGCCTGTCACTTGATCCGCGAGGGCAAGGCTTACGTCGATGATTCCAGCGGCGAAGAAATCCGGCAGATGCGCGGTAACCTGACTCAGCCCGGCAGGGAGAGCCCTTTCCGCAATCGCAGCGCCGACGAGAACCTGGATCTTTTCGAACGCATGCGAAAAGGGGAGTTCGGAGATGGTGAAAAAGTCCTGCGAGCCAAAATCGACATGGCCAGCCCCAACCTGAACATGCGCGACCCCGTCCTTTACCGGATTGCCCATGCCCATCACCACCGTACGGGCGATGATTGGTGCATTTATCCGATGTATGATTTTGCACATGGACAAAGCGACGCCATCGAGGGAATCACGCACAGTATCTGTACATTGGAGTTCGAGGACCATCGGCCTCTCTACAATTGGTTTGTCGAGAACCTGCCGGTCCCGCACAAGCCACGCCAGATCGAGTTTGCCCGCTTGAACACGACCTACATGATCACCTCCAAGCGCAAGCTGCTGCAATTGGTGAAGGAAGGCCATGTCACCGGATGGGACGATCCGCGCATGCCGACCTTGAGCGGGATCCGTCGCCGCGGCTATACCCCGGAATCCCTGTGGGAATTCTGCAAGCGGGTCGGCGTCGCCAAGCGGAACAAGCTCAATGATCTATCATTACTCGAATTTTGTCTGCGCCAGGATTTGGAGGCCAAGGCGGTCCGCCGAATGGCGGTGCTGGAGCCGCTCAAGGTGGTCATCACGAATCTTCCGGAGGACGCGAAGGAGACTTATTCCGGGCCGAATCATCCGGGCGATCCCTCGATGGGTGAGCGGGAAGTGGTCCTGACTCGTGAGATCTATATCGAGAAGAACGATTTCATGGAGGAACCGCAGAAGAAGTATTTCCGTCTGGCCCCGGGCAAGGAAGTTCGCCTGCGCTATGCCTGTTACATCACCTGCACGGATGTCATCAAGGATGCCGATGGCAACATCATGGAAGTCCATGCCGAGATGGATCCTGAATCACGAGGCGGCAGCACCCCGGATGGCCGGAAAGTCAAGGGAACCATTCACTGGGTTAGTGCGACTGAGAATGTTCCTTTTGAGGCGCGAGTCTATGAGACCTTGTTTTTGAAAGAGGATCCCGGTGAGGTCGAAGAAGGACAGACCTTCCTCGATAACCTGAATCCGAATTCGCTCGCGGTTTCGACTGCTTTCGGTGAGCCCGCCCTGCGTGGGGCCGCCGTAGGAGAAAAGTTCCAGTTTGAGCGGAAGGGCTATTATTGCGTGGATTTGGACTCCCGCCCAGACGCTCTTGTCATCAACCAGTCCGTCGGATTACGCGACAGCTGGGGTAAAAAGCAGGGGAACTAA
- the ubiE gene encoding bifunctional demethylmenaquinone methyltransferase/2-methoxy-6-polyprenyl-1,4-benzoquinol methylase UbiE: MPEGKAVQSMFSGISGRYDSANHILSGGIDWYWRYRLVNAVRRHNPSAVADLATGSGDVAFALRKKLPADCPIHALDFCEPMLDVARQKQAAKPLPGELSFAFGDCLNLPLPDNSVEAVTISFGLRNLEDRHKGLLEMHRILKPESGALFVLEFTQPDPWLKPFYRFYLQRILPSVAKWATGNRDAYEYLVGSINQFPRKSALAEEIRAAGFKTVTATGLTGSIVALHKAIAS, translated from the coding sequence ATGCCTGAGGGGAAAGCGGTCCAATCGATGTTTTCCGGAATTTCCGGTCGCTATGATTCCGCCAATCATATCCTGAGCGGTGGAATTGACTGGTACTGGCGCTACAGGTTGGTGAATGCTGTCCGCCGTCACAACCCTTCGGCGGTCGCGGACCTTGCCACGGGCAGCGGCGATGTGGCATTTGCCCTGCGGAAGAAGCTCCCGGCGGATTGCCCGATTCATGCGCTTGATTTTTGTGAACCAATGCTCGATGTGGCGCGGCAGAAGCAGGCCGCAAAGCCTCTTCCGGGAGAGCTCAGTTTTGCCTTTGGCGACTGCCTGAATCTCCCGCTTCCCGATAACAGCGTTGAGGCAGTGACAATCTCCTTCGGCTTGCGAAACCTTGAGGACCGGCACAAGGGACTGCTCGAAATGCATCGCATTCTCAAACCGGAGAGTGGTGCCCTCTTCGTCCTCGAATTCACGCAACCAGATCCGTGGTTGAAACCTTTCTACCGGTTCTACCTGCAGAGGATCCTGCCATCCGTTGCCAAGTGGGCTACCGGTAACCGGGATGCCTACGAGTACCTCGTCGGCAGCATCAACCAGTTCCCCAGAAAGTCCGCCCTTGCAGAGGAAATTCGCGCAGCTGGCTTCAAAACCGTCACTGCCACCGGCCTTACAGGCTCAATTGTCGCCTTGCATAAGGCGATTGCGTCGTAA
- a CDS encoding AAA family ATPase, whose protein sequence is MSKDKTPLEELQEKLQDALKSGNVQFAGPFPGNQPGPGAAQTEEVQEPDKEAEETLERIRNFSFKPREIRDYLDRFVIQQQEAKKVLSVAICDHYNHVRQCIDNPKLTERDYHKQNILLLGPTGVGKTFIMRHISKLIGVPFVKADATKFSETGYVGSDVEDLVRDLYKMSGNNTELAQYGIIYIDEIDKIAAASNVAGGKDVSGRGVQINLLKLMEDTDVNLFSPTDMMGQMSAMMEASRGGKPRKRSINTGHILFIVSGAFDKLAESVKKRLEATSIGFGNTQAVVDRDPSEYLHRVETSDLIKYGFEPEFVGRLPVRVACDPLSASDLCEILMSAEDNLLKQYEQDFKGYGIDFKMTTEAVEEIAGRAHKEKTGARGLMTVFERVFRYFKFELPSAGTKSFEVTQETVANPHESLKDLLKANSHMRRNVLAEEIESFSERFQKETGLTVSFSEEARNRLIDIAVDRDKTIRAVCEERFKDLEYGLKIISRNLEETKFEITGAMVENPDSELSKMVVDSFQNKKPEESSDA, encoded by the coding sequence ATGAGTAAGGACAAGACACCTTTGGAAGAATTGCAGGAGAAGCTACAGGACGCTTTGAAGAGTGGCAACGTGCAATTTGCCGGCCCCTTCCCTGGAAACCAGCCCGGACCAGGCGCGGCCCAAACCGAGGAAGTCCAGGAACCGGACAAGGAGGCTGAGGAAACCCTTGAAAGGATTCGCAACTTCAGTTTCAAGCCACGGGAGATCCGGGATTACCTCGACCGCTTTGTCATTCAGCAGCAGGAAGCCAAGAAAGTCCTGTCGGTGGCCATTTGTGACCATTACAACCATGTTCGCCAGTGCATCGACAACCCCAAATTGACCGAACGGGACTACCACAAGCAGAATATTCTCCTGCTCGGGCCAACAGGGGTCGGCAAAACCTTTATCATGCGGCACATCTCGAAGCTGATCGGGGTGCCATTTGTGAAGGCCGACGCGACAAAGTTCTCAGAAACCGGCTATGTCGGGTCGGATGTCGAGGACCTCGTACGAGACCTTTACAAGATGTCTGGCAACAATACCGAGCTCGCCCAATACGGGATTATCTACATTGACGAAATCGACAAGATTGCCGCGGCTTCAAACGTTGCCGGTGGAAAGGATGTCTCCGGCCGCGGCGTGCAGATCAATCTCCTCAAGCTGATGGAGGACACCGACGTTAATCTTTTCAGCCCGACCGACATGATGGGCCAGATGAGTGCCATGATGGAAGCCAGCCGCGGGGGAAAGCCCCGCAAGCGCTCCATCAACACGGGACATATCCTGTTCATCGTCAGCGGGGCCTTCGACAAGCTGGCTGAGTCGGTCAAGAAGCGGCTGGAAGCAACCTCCATCGGCTTCGGCAACACCCAGGCGGTGGTTGACCGCGATCCCAGCGAGTATCTCCATCGTGTCGAGACCTCCGACTTGATCAAGTACGGGTTCGAACCTGAATTCGTGGGCCGGTTGCCGGTCCGCGTGGCCTGTGATCCCTTGTCTGCCAGCGACCTTTGTGAAATTCTCATGAGCGCCGAGGACAACCTCTTGAAGCAGTATGAGCAGGACTTCAAGGGATACGGAATCGATTTCAAAATGACCACTGAGGCGGTTGAGGAAATTGCCGGACGGGCCCACAAGGAAAAGACCGGTGCCCGCGGGCTGATGACGGTTTTTGAGCGGGTTTTCCGCTACTTCAAATTCGAGTTACCCTCGGCAGGGACCAAATCCTTCGAAGTCACCCAGGAGACCGTGGCCAATCCCCACGAATCATTGAAGGATCTCCTCAAGGCGAACAGCCACATGCGTCGCAACGTGCTCGCCGAGGAAATTGAGTCGTTCTCCGAGCGGTTCCAGAAGGAGACAGGCCTGACCGTCAGCTTCAGTGAGGAGGCCCGGAACCGCTTGATCGATATTGCGGTGGATCGTGACAAAACGATTCGAGCAGTCTGCGAGGAGCGCTTCAAGGACCTTGAATACGGGCTTAAAATCATTTCCCGTAACCTTGAGGAAACGAAATTTGAGATCACCGGTGCAATGGTCGAAAACCCGGACAGCGAGCTATCGAAAATGGTCGTGGACAGTTTCCAGAACAAGAAACCCGAGGAATCTTCCGATGCCTGA
- a CDS encoding HU family DNA-binding protein codes for MSANLTKRDIVLSIHNEVKREYPEVSQKAIREIVQKTLDEISKALSNGKNVELRNFGVFEVQVRKSRIGRNPNKPEKDVIIPERAVIKFKAGKELKANLKDLDLTQVD; via the coding sequence ATGTCTGCAAACCTGACAAAGAGAGATATCGTCCTGAGTATTCACAATGAGGTCAAGCGTGAGTACCCGGAAGTCTCGCAGAAGGCGATTCGAGAGATTGTCCAGAAGACCCTCGACGAAATTTCCAAGGCCCTTTCCAACGGTAAGAATGTCGAATTGCGGAATTTTGGTGTATTCGAGGTACAGGTTCGCAAATCCCGTATTGGGCGTAATCCGAATAAGCCGGAAAAGGATGTCATCATTCCTGAGCGCGCCGTCATCAAATTCAAAGCGGGTAAGGAACTGAAGGCGAATTTGAAGGATCTGGATTTGACCCAAGTGGACTAA
- the hisS gene encoding histidine--tRNA ligase, protein MFEVLPGFRDFYPENCTRRNFIFQRWKDWAKRFDFLEYDIPTLEPLELFTQKSGEEIVGQLFHFEDQGGRAVALRPELTPSLARMVGSRINSLQRPVKWFNIAENFRYERKQKGRLRSHYQFNGDIFGEPGPQADAEIIALVISVLSGFGFKPTDLKLRLSDRTLWSIFLQGLGFEGDRALEVLAVIDKMERLSKEDLVTQLTPFFNDAVDDFLSSVELLRSQRDIEGLQSAMERLAPTAEIKQLAVDRLTQWRDLLASLEALGVSEYLQIDLGIVRGLAYYTGFVFEVFLLDEDGHSTGRALAGGGRYDHLVALLGYPAVPAVGFGMGDVVLGDALAEKGLMPPLVNAPDFQCIIGGPEERQLALEDAAILRSMGYRVSYPLKQVGFGKQFKQAGQSGAAFALIYGSEEREQDRVKIRDLRSGGELDLPRPHLPQHISGVISEGIPEKDQ, encoded by the coding sequence ATGTTTGAGGTCCTACCCGGATTCAGGGATTTTTATCCTGAAAATTGCACCAGGAGAAATTTTATCTTCCAGCGTTGGAAGGATTGGGCGAAGCGCTTCGATTTTCTTGAGTATGATATCCCGACACTCGAACCGCTTGAGCTCTTCACGCAGAAAAGCGGGGAGGAAATTGTCGGACAGCTTTTCCATTTTGAAGATCAAGGGGGCCGTGCAGTTGCCCTGCGTCCTGAGTTGACTCCATCGCTCGCGCGCATGGTGGGCAGCCGGATCAACAGCCTGCAACGACCGGTGAAATGGTTTAATATCGCCGAAAATTTCCGCTACGAGCGAAAGCAGAAAGGCCGCCTGAGATCGCATTACCAGTTTAACGGGGATATCTTCGGTGAGCCGGGTCCGCAGGCCGACGCGGAGATTATCGCCCTCGTCATCAGTGTTCTGAGCGGGTTTGGGTTCAAGCCGACCGATCTTAAATTACGGCTGAGCGACCGTACCTTGTGGTCAATCTTCCTGCAGGGCTTGGGATTTGAAGGTGACCGGGCATTGGAAGTGCTCGCCGTTATCGATAAAATGGAGCGTCTCTCCAAGGAGGATCTCGTTACCCAGCTGACGCCTTTTTTTAACGATGCCGTGGATGACTTTCTCTCATCGGTTGAATTGTTGCGCTCCCAGCGTGATATTGAGGGATTACAGTCGGCCATGGAGCGGCTTGCGCCCACTGCTGAGATCAAGCAGCTGGCTGTTGACCGTCTGACCCAGTGGCGTGATCTGCTGGCTTCCCTCGAAGCACTTGGGGTCTCCGAGTATCTTCAGATTGACCTTGGGATCGTCCGGGGACTCGCTTACTATACCGGTTTTGTCTTTGAGGTGTTCCTTTTGGATGAGGATGGCCATTCCACTGGGCGTGCCCTTGCCGGGGGCGGTCGATATGATCACCTTGTTGCCCTGCTTGGCTACCCAGCCGTCCCTGCGGTTGGGTTCGGCATGGGCGATGTGGTCCTTGGGGATGCCCTTGCAGAAAAAGGCCTGATGCCACCATTGGTCAATGCTCCGGATTTTCAATGTATTATCGGTGGTCCCGAGGAACGCCAGTTGGCGCTGGAAGACGCGGCTATTTTGCGATCCATGGGTTACCGGGTGTCGTATCCGCTCAAGCAAGTTGGATTTGGCAAGCAATTCAAGCAGGCTGGGCAGAGTGGGGCGGCTTTCGCCCTCATCTATGGGAGCGAAGAGCGCGAACAGGATCGCGTCAAAATCCGCGATTTGCGCAGCGGTGGAGAATTGGATTTACCGCGTCCGCACTTGCCCCAGCACATTTCCGGTGTTATCAGTGAAGGTATTCCTGAAAAGGATCAGTAA
- a CDS encoding SPFH domain-containing protein, which translates to MSKSNITLIVGIILVFLVVMFGTRFVKTIPAGHAGVATLFGEVVDQDYGSGLHFPVNPLYEWFLYDIREDTITEQAKVPSQDQLQTTIDVSVRFSINESLVSTTYQQFGSKERIVEKQLSPALRSILREAGKTIPRAEDFFLEETQAFLQDYLSTSLRADLEPKGLNIDRVLIRSIDLPPFIMRAIEAKKEREQEVEKQKAELERYRTEQQQKIAQATAEREAAEQQAEKVKVLADAQAYEIRQLNEAIAENPAYLQLRAMDALKEISKNPSSKIYFLNGDSPQPLPLMNIGDVLKTGK; encoded by the coding sequence ATGAGCAAAAGTAACATCACCCTCATTGTAGGGATCATTCTAGTATTTCTGGTCGTCATGTTTGGCACACGCTTCGTGAAGACCATCCCCGCCGGACACGCGGGCGTTGCCACCCTGTTTGGCGAAGTCGTTGATCAGGACTATGGATCGGGACTGCATTTCCCGGTGAATCCCCTCTACGAATGGTTTCTTTACGATATCCGTGAAGACACGATCACAGAGCAGGCCAAGGTGCCAAGTCAGGATCAGCTTCAGACAACCATCGATGTCAGTGTTCGGTTCAGCATCAATGAATCGCTTGTCTCGACCACCTATCAGCAATTTGGTTCCAAGGAGCGGATTGTCGAAAAGCAGCTGAGTCCGGCCTTGAGGTCGATTTTGCGCGAGGCTGGCAAGACCATTCCCCGGGCTGAGGATTTCTTCCTCGAGGAAACGCAGGCCTTCCTGCAGGATTACCTGAGCACGTCTCTCCGGGCCGATCTGGAACCCAAGGGCCTCAATATTGACCGGGTCCTGATCCGCAGTATTGACCTGCCCCCGTTCATCATGCGCGCCATCGAGGCCAAAAAGGAGCGTGAACAGGAAGTCGAAAAGCAAAAGGCTGAGCTGGAGCGTTACAGGACTGAGCAACAGCAGAAAATTGCCCAGGCAACCGCTGAACGTGAGGCTGCCGAACAGCAGGCCGAGAAGGTAAAGGTCCTCGCCGATGCGCAGGCCTACGAGATTCGCCAGTTGAATGAGGCTATTGCCGAGAATCCAGCATATCTTCAGTTGCGGGCAATGGATGCCCTCAAGGAGATTTCCAAGAATCCCAGCAGCAAGATTTACTTCCTTAACGGGGACAGCCCGCAACCGCTTCCGTTGATGAATATCGGGGACGTCCTGAAGACTGGCAAGTAA
- a CDS encoding sensor histidine kinase, with protein MNGSTKLVFFLLQCALVSVCAGRDFFTQADFDDLIQELYHLNDLNPALALESAAPAREFAEENDSIRNQAYLLTALAPSNMIQRGLAPVRQDLIKLLNPAQESESSFELVPLVRLAIADLCHRHGELRLGFYHSSEALKGANGKTPEWIRFRIIKQISRLSESALFFHKSLYQLAEIKRLAGFERWMHPVEYGLIQAELFLRMGDELEMDSALLDVSNQMTSGLDPDLVGWYLIQQAWSSIAEDRPSLAEEQLEQARNWLGDSLSLILKGDAIFLEAVIQHYNLPDAAVSALLDRAQQQYQLAGKSSRFPEMLIRVVHTFFENRIVDVPTVFLEQLEGFSHDESHLLYCSEGLSATAELLRREGREEESLEKLRLSRRHLAQFMTEFDFRQTEFRRGNPARLFAVSQSWEVSIFYYILLTLSILVIITLLFSIKIRTQRHVNRQLSDSVEKALLAEQAAEASNLLKSQFLANVSHELKTPMSGLVGMASLLDELLTDPVQRQYLATIQTCSQNLLVLMNDLLDLGRIESGNLEIEEKPFVVRELINHCLELARTSVKQGGLELGSTVEASVPQTLLGDSIRIGQVLNNLLHNAIKYTPAGSIVLCVSFEPLAGCKGNLVLRLKDTGIGIESHHLHTLFEPFNRLGLEGVADSDGTGLGLAICQKLVELMSGTISVESKPGSGSCFTVSIPLNCPESGSTN; from the coding sequence ATGAATGGTTCAACGAAACTTGTTTTTTTCCTCCTCCAGTGTGCCCTTGTTTCGGTTTGTGCTGGAAGGGATTTCTTCACTCAGGCTGACTTTGATGACCTGATCCAAGAGCTTTATCACCTGAATGATTTGAATCCTGCGCTTGCCCTTGAAAGCGCCGCGCCAGCGAGGGAATTCGCTGAAGAAAACGATAGTATTCGTAATCAAGCTTACCTTTTGACGGCTCTTGCCCCGTCGAATATGATTCAGCGGGGGCTTGCCCCAGTACGACAGGACTTGATCAAGCTGCTTAATCCAGCTCAAGAATCCGAAAGCTCGTTTGAGCTTGTGCCTCTTGTTCGTCTGGCAATCGCTGATCTCTGCCACCGGCATGGCGAGCTTCGTCTGGGTTTTTATCATTCCAGTGAAGCTCTCAAGGGTGCCAACGGGAAAACACCCGAGTGGATCCGTTTTAGAATAATCAAACAAATTTCCAGACTAAGTGAGTCGGCTTTGTTCTTTCACAAGTCCCTTTACCAACTTGCAGAGATTAAGCGCCTGGCCGGTTTTGAGCGATGGATGCATCCAGTCGAATACGGGTTAATTCAAGCAGAATTATTTCTGCGGATGGGTGATGAACTGGAGATGGATTCTGCCCTGCTGGATGTTTCCAACCAGATGACTTCTGGCTTGGACCCTGATCTTGTCGGGTGGTATTTAATTCAACAGGCTTGGAGCAGCATTGCCGAAGACAGGCCCAGCCTTGCCGAGGAGCAACTCGAGCAGGCCAGGAATTGGCTGGGCGACAGTTTGTCATTAATTCTGAAGGGGGATGCCATTTTCCTTGAGGCTGTCATTCAGCACTACAACTTGCCGGATGCCGCTGTCAGTGCACTTCTTGATAGGGCTCAGCAACAGTATCAATTGGCAGGCAAATCAAGCCGGTTTCCGGAAATGCTGATCCGGGTTGTCCATACCTTTTTTGAAAACCGGATTGTTGATGTGCCCACTGTGTTTCTCGAACAGCTTGAGGGCTTCAGTCACGATGAGTCGCATCTACTCTATTGTTCCGAAGGCTTGTCGGCCACGGCAGAGCTTCTTCGTCGTGAGGGAAGGGAAGAGGAGAGTCTGGAAAAACTCAGGTTGAGCCGTCGGCATCTTGCACAATTTATGACGGAATTCGATTTCAGGCAGACTGAATTCCGAAGGGGAAATCCGGCACGCCTCTTCGCGGTTTCCCAATCATGGGAGGTATCGATTTTCTACTACATACTTTTGACGCTATCGATTCTTGTGATCATCACCCTTCTTTTCTCCATTAAAATCAGGACCCAAAGGCATGTGAACCGCCAATTATCAGATAGCGTGGAGAAGGCCCTCCTGGCCGAACAAGCGGCCGAGGCTTCGAATCTCCTGAAAAGCCAGTTTCTGGCGAATGTCAGCCATGAATTAAAGACACCCATGAGCGGCTTGGTCGGGATGGCCAGCTTGCTTGACGAATTGCTCACAGATCCTGTCCAGCGTCAATACCTGGCGACAATTCAAACCTGTAGTCAGAACCTTCTGGTCCTGATGAATGACCTGCTGGACCTCGGACGGATCGAGTCGGGCAATCTGGAGATCGAGGAAAAGCCATTTGTCGTTCGGGAATTGATCAATCACTGTCTTGAGCTGGCCAGGACATCGGTGAAACAGGGAGGCCTCGAACTGGGATCGACAGTGGAAGCTTCTGTCCCTCAAACATTGCTGGGTGATTCCATCCGGATCGGGCAGGTCCTGAATAATCTTCTGCACAACGCGATTAAGTATACCCCGGCGGGATCAATCGTCCTGTGCGTGAGTTTTGAGCCTCTTGCAGGGTGCAAGGGGAACCTTGTCCTGAGACTCAAGGATACAGGTATCGGCATTGAGTCACATCATCTTCATACGCTCTTTGAACCCTTTAATCGGCTGGGTCTTGAAGGAGTCGCTGATTCGGACGGGACAGGACTGGGTCTGGCGATTTGCCAGAAGTTGGTGGAGCTCATGAGCGGGACTATTTCTGTCGAGAGCAAGCCCGGTTCCGGATCCTGTTTCACGGTCAGTATTCCACTCAATTGCCCGGAATCTGGATCCACCAATTAG
- a CDS encoding peptidylprolyl isomerase: MRQSLSIFSVLLLVVGLTGCRGKNELELYYPGDTKVWQTSDSEEMQKVSDSRPLVELETNKGRIVIELFDQEAPVSVANFLEYVNNGFYEGTIFHRVEPGMVIQGGGFTEDMERKETLPTIINEAGNGLRNNRGTIGAARTRDMNSANSQFYVNLVNNSGFNGDGVTSGYAVFGRVYEGMSVVDAIALEDTGTVSGLKNVPLEPVIILSARQVR, translated from the coding sequence ATGAGGCAAAGCCTATCCATATTTTCCGTCCTGCTTCTCGTTGTCGGTTTGACCGGCTGCCGGGGCAAGAATGAGCTTGAATTGTACTATCCCGGCGACACGAAGGTCTGGCAGACCAGCGATTCCGAGGAGATGCAAAAGGTATCTGATTCCCGACCGCTTGTTGAGCTGGAGACGAACAAGGGCCGCATTGTCATTGAATTGTTCGACCAGGAAGCTCCGGTTTCGGTCGCCAATTTTCTGGAGTACGTGAATAACGGGTTCTACGAAGGCACGATATTCCACCGTGTTGAGCCGGGAATGGTCATCCAGGGAGGCGGTTTTACTGAGGACATGGAGCGAAAAGAGACTTTGCCCACGATCATCAATGAGGCAGGAAATGGCCTTCGCAACAACCGTGGCACAATCGGCGCGGCCCGGACACGTGATATGAACAGCGCAAACTCCCAGTTTTACGTTAACCTGGTGAACAATTCGGGCTTCAACGGTGATGGCGTGACCAGCGGATATGCCGTTTTCGGCCGGGTGTACGAGGGCATGTCCGTGGTGGACGCGATTGCCCTTGAGGACACGGGAACTGTGAGCGGATTGAAAAATGTCCCCTTGGAGCCGGTGATCATCCTATCTGCCCGGCAGGTCAGGTAA
- a CDS encoding class I SAM-dependent methyltransferase has product MAANPSVLYSQWDAFSLLDCGSRRKLERFGDHILIRSEPKAWWSENGKLAEWHKADAEISDAGSKWQLRGRPVRSWQMKYDELVFEARLTDMSKHVGVFPEQEPHWRWLKERLGRRNRPRVLNLFGYTGAATLVSAAAGAEVTHVDASKPSINWARHNQALSGLKDAPVRWILDDAFKFVAREVRREREYDVILLDPPSFGRGPKGEIWKVDQQICSLLKNIRTILSPKGGIVVLTMYNLEASSLMLKGLMEDFFPGGSLEFGELALSCSESRHALPLSLFARWESQRAKVKD; this is encoded by the coding sequence ATGGCAGCGAACCCATCGGTGTTGTATTCCCAGTGGGATGCATTTTCGCTCCTTGACTGTGGCAGTCGCCGCAAACTTGAGCGGTTTGGTGATCATATCCTGATCCGTTCCGAGCCCAAGGCGTGGTGGAGTGAAAACGGAAAACTTGCCGAATGGCACAAGGCCGATGCTGAAATTTCCGATGCTGGAAGTAAGTGGCAGCTGCGAGGTCGGCCCGTGCGCTCCTGGCAGATGAAATACGATGAGCTTGTTTTCGAGGCCCGCCTGACGGATATGTCAAAGCACGTCGGGGTCTTTCCGGAGCAGGAACCGCATTGGCGCTGGCTCAAGGAGCGCCTTGGCCGGCGCAACCGACCCCGCGTGCTGAACTTGTTTGGCTACACCGGTGCGGCCACCCTGGTGAGTGCAGCTGCCGGGGCCGAAGTCACCCATGTGGACGCCTCCAAGCCGTCGATCAACTGGGCGCGTCACAACCAGGCGCTGAGCGGTTTGAAAGATGCCCCGGTGCGGTGGATTCTTGATGATGCCTTCAAATTCGTGGCGAGGGAAGTGCGGCGGGAGCGTGAATACGATGTTATTCTTCTGGATCCACCGAGCTTTGGCCGTGGCCCCAAGGGGGAAATCTGGAAAGTCGACCAGCAGATTTGCTCATTGTTGAAAAACATCCGGACAATCCTGTCCCCAAAAGGTGGAATAGTCGTCCTGACAATGTACAACCTTGAGGCCTCGTCACTCATGCTCAAGGGGCTGATGGAAGATTTTTTCCCGGGTGGATCCCTCGAATTTGGAGAACTTGCGCTTTCCTGTTCAGAATCGCGGCACGCGCTTCCCCTGTCTTTGTTTGCCCGGTGGGAAAGCCAGAGGGCCAAGGTGAAGGATTGA